A genomic stretch from Bacterioplanes sanyensis includes:
- a CDS encoding nitroreductase family protein, with translation MNALDVLTQRVSAPQLTGPEPTAAQIETLLRAALRAPDHAWLRPSRYLLIRGEQRRQLGEIFLQGMEDAHSLSAEKQEKSRNLLTRAPLVIAAVTRVVEHDKVPRDEQLLSTGAGVQNLLNASWALGLGAIWRTGAMASSQAVHQALGLQPNDVLVGFVYVGQVNCRLKQAPELELSDYVSEWTGKPE, from the coding sequence ATGAATGCCCTGGATGTTCTGACACAACGTGTATCTGCCCCGCAATTGACTGGCCCAGAGCCAACTGCTGCACAAATCGAAACGCTGCTACGTGCGGCCCTGCGGGCGCCAGACCACGCTTGGCTGCGGCCTAGCCGCTACCTGCTGATCCGCGGTGAGCAACGCCGCCAACTGGGCGAGATCTTCCTGCAAGGCATGGAGGATGCACACTCCTTGTCGGCCGAGAAGCAAGAAAAGTCACGCAACTTACTCACCCGAGCACCCTTGGTCATTGCGGCAGTAACGCGTGTTGTCGAGCACGATAAGGTCCCGCGTGATGAGCAATTGCTGTCTACTGGTGCTGGCGTGCAGAACCTATTGAACGCCAGTTGGGCATTGGGTTTGGGCGCCATTTGGCGTACCGGTGCCATGGCCAGCAGCCAAGCCGTTCATCAAGCACTGGGGTTGCAACCCAACGACGTGTTGGTGGGCTTCGTCTACGTCGGGCAGGTTAACTGCCGCCTGAAGCAGGCGCCAGAGCTGGAATTGTCAGACTATGTGTCGGAATGGACAGGGAAACCTGAATAA
- a CDS encoding site-specific integrase produces the protein MKKNSNYSSYLTRNQVGTYVFQIRVPTHILRQNHSLKPIFRCSLGTKSLREAICRSGVKLSLFEEILKGYDCPKLFEQQLIALRNRADFSSQKSQLDSGSHAPLLPSSVGATSTVVDIALDELVESFLLYKADSGVRSASYTWYERKLSLFVQIARSLAQKRNLMLSDLTANLVRRYATIMGRYPKYARNQVETKLQTVDELVAVIEQHSRESLVNMGYNLIGYQTMTHYFTAVKELLRYAQRQQFNVPNGLADLLHAPKKRRGVKPQVKFDSTDLKRIFMSHEYLNGSFKRNSDYWIPLLALFGGQTQAELCQLHVSDVRQQEGIWYIDINDQDDKNLKNETGRPRQVPIHRKLIELGFLAFVEHCRKSGQTRLFPEEKKNEYDKYSSYSKRFNRWRQRLGVTVDSAGGRKTFHSFRHLVSDWLIGNQCHPGVAADIIGHEGRERMETRRTYSDGAWLAEKNKWIQSISYELDLSEIRHWSPGCFQSS, from the coding sequence ATGAAGAAAAACTCTAATTACTCTTCCTATCTGACTCGAAATCAAGTTGGAACCTATGTGTTCCAGATTCGTGTTCCTACACATATATTGCGTCAGAATCATTCGCTGAAACCTATCTTCAGGTGCTCTTTAGGAACCAAAAGTCTTCGTGAAGCAATTTGCCGCTCCGGTGTGAAGTTGTCTTTGTTTGAAGAAATCCTTAAAGGCTATGACTGCCCAAAGCTATTTGAGCAGCAGTTGATTGCCTTGAGGAATCGTGCTGACTTCAGCAGCCAGAAAAGCCAATTAGATAGTGGCAGTCATGCTCCGCTATTACCTTCGTCTGTAGGTGCTACGAGCACGGTGGTTGATATTGCCTTGGATGAGTTGGTAGAAAGCTTTCTTTTATACAAGGCAGATTCTGGTGTTCGTTCAGCTTCATATACATGGTATGAGCGAAAGCTCTCTTTGTTTGTCCAGATTGCACGAAGCCTTGCCCAAAAACGTAATCTGATGCTGAGTGATTTGACCGCTAACCTTGTTCGGCGGTATGCGACGATCATGGGTCGTTATCCAAAGTACGCCCGTAATCAGGTCGAGACCAAGTTGCAAACGGTCGATGAACTGGTAGCTGTGATTGAACAACATAGTCGCGAGTCCTTGGTCAATATGGGCTACAACCTTATTGGCTATCAAACGATGACTCATTACTTCACTGCGGTGAAAGAGTTGCTTCGATATGCCCAGCGGCAACAGTTCAATGTGCCAAATGGTCTTGCAGATCTCTTACATGCCCCTAAAAAACGTCGTGGAGTGAAGCCGCAGGTTAAGTTTGATTCAACTGATCTGAAGCGGATCTTTATGTCTCATGAGTATCTTAACGGTTCGTTTAAGCGTAACTCAGACTATTGGATTCCTCTGCTTGCATTGTTTGGTGGTCAAACCCAGGCAGAGTTGTGTCAGTTGCATGTATCGGATGTCCGCCAGCAAGAGGGGATATGGTACATCGATATTAATGATCAAGATGACAAGAACTTGAAGAATGAAACGGGTCGTCCTCGTCAGGTACCAATACACCGAAAGCTGATCGAGTTAGGGTTTTTGGCGTTTGTCGAGCATTGTCGAAAATCCGGGCAGACACGGTTGTTTCCTGAAGAAAAGAAGAATGAGTACGACAAGTATTCTAGCTATTCAAAGCGCTTTAATCGCTGGCGGCAGCGTCTGGGGGTGACGGTCGACTCTGCTGGTGGTCGCAAAACGTTTCATAGTTTTCGACATCTGGTCTCTGACTGGTTGATCGGCAATCAGTGTCACCCTGGTGTTGCAGCCGACATTATCGGTCACGAGGGGAGGGAGCGTATGGAAACCCGGCGGACCTACTCTGATGGAGCCTGGTTGGCTGAGAAGAATAAATGGATACAGTCGATTTCTTATGAGCTGGATCTTAGTGAGATTAGGCATTGGTCACCAGGCTGCTTTCAGTCGAGCTAA
- a CDS encoding RepB family plasmid replication initiator protein, which produces MRDIYSMSKPERQLIALLCTKVGKSKEYDQLYVSWAEWAEVFGNAPGDSPYDTLSAAADSLLHRPPVSKRNAPSVSTMHWVTGAQFFPGDKEISGMMHTILNHIMGDIKVGEEMFNWIVNKKLDGK; this is translated from the coding sequence ATGCGTGACATTTACTCAATGTCAAAGCCAGAGCGCCAACTGATCGCGCTGCTTTGCACCAAAGTCGGCAAAAGCAAAGAATACGACCAGCTGTATGTTTCATGGGCTGAGTGGGCAGAAGTGTTTGGTAATGCGCCGGGGGACTCGCCATACGATACGCTAAGCGCTGCTGCCGACTCTCTGCTGCACCGCCCGCCAGTATCAAAGAGAAACGCCCCATCAGTGAGCACAATGCACTGGGTAACAGGTGCGCAGTTCTTTCCAGGCGACAAAGAGATCAGTGGCATGATGCACACGATACTCAACCACATCATGGGCGACATCAAGGTTGGCGAAGAGATGTTCAACTGGATCGTGAATAAGAAGCTAGATGGTAAGTAG
- a CDS encoding type I restriction endonuclease subunit R, with amino-acid sequence MSQRPTKEDNFEDAIEHWLVTHVGYESVSNQQYNAELAIDPTTLLAFIQATQPEVYQALSASYGSQVDTMMVNRIASECDKRGLLDVIRNGVRDRGQSVRLAYFKPASSLNPETEALYQQNRLTVMRQVYYDLGSRNCIDMVLFINGMPIATVELKNQFTGQNWTHAVKQYKKDRVPSRNTPLLQFKKRALVHFAVDTDEAYMATKLAGDKTFFLPFNTGNDGGKGNPDQHDYQTGYKTGYLWEQVWQRDSWLDLVHRFIHLQVEEEKDKVTGKITSKETMIFPRYHQMDAVRKMVAVTLRDGVGENRLIQHSAGSGKTNTISWTAHQLASLHDELDRPLFNSVIVISDRRNLDKQLQDNVFAIEHKHGVVEKIDDGKHASDLAAALNSGVKIIITTLQKFSFLLDKVNDFSHKRFAVIVDEAHSSTGSTHTGNLKKALGAIPRKEGETEEEHMAAVFEAAASEDNKLVEEPGIEDLINDDARSSGKQPNISFFAFTATPKHKTLTLFGTPDATGYPRPFHLYSMRQAIEENFIHDVLKFYTTYKTYFKLTKAVQDDPEVDEKKAKRAINAYLSLHPTNLAQKTEIMVEHFRNFTRKKIGGKAKAMLVTKSRLHAVRYKQEFDKYIAANGYNDVKALVAFSGSVDDPDLDTVSYTEAEMNGFSEKELPAKFGTPEYHILIVAEKYQTGFDQPLLHTMFVDKKLGDVKAVQTLSRLNRTTGNKKDTFVLDFENTMEDMVEAFQPYYEVTTVDEPTDPNILYNFDSKLRAAPVLRQLDIDEFAKVFFKDPAKQNKRDHGKYNQWIDPAVSRYKAEYRDQSICDYEAYTDEGEAFKSNLRSFVRLYSFLSQVVDFVDVELHKLFAYGSMLLTKLPYRSNAGSINLDEEVALESYRLEKTYEGSGTLAVNEEHPVYGPTEVGTGGGQEDHTSPLSEVIKLINDRYGAGLSEEDSLLIEQIAGDMASDAPLTEKMRANTKDQVKPVFEIEVMNAFVNRHERNEKIVGDFLQDEGFRNLLITALFDDVYRRVTKETEGVLDGF; translated from the coding sequence ATGTCACAGCGCCCGACAAAAGAAGACAACTTTGAAGATGCCATTGAGCATTGGTTAGTTACTCATGTCGGTTATGAGTCAGTGTCTAATCAGCAATACAATGCTGAACTAGCCATTGACCCAACCACCCTACTCGCCTTTATTCAAGCAACCCAACCTGAAGTGTATCAGGCACTGAGCGCTAGCTATGGTAGCCAGGTCGATACCATGATGGTGAACCGTATTGCTTCTGAGTGTGACAAACGTGGGCTTTTGGATGTGATTCGCAATGGGGTGCGTGACCGAGGGCAGTCGGTGCGCTTAGCCTATTTTAAGCCTGCCAGCTCACTCAACCCCGAAACAGAAGCACTGTATCAGCAAAACCGTTTGACCGTGATGCGCCAGGTTTACTACGACCTGGGTAGCCGAAACTGCATTGACATGGTGCTGTTTATTAACGGCATGCCCATTGCGACGGTAGAGTTAAAAAACCAGTTCACTGGGCAGAATTGGACCCATGCGGTCAAACAATACAAAAAAGATCGTGTGCCGTCGCGCAACACGCCGCTGCTACAGTTTAAAAAGCGAGCATTGGTTCACTTTGCGGTGGATACCGATGAAGCCTATATGGCAACCAAGCTTGCTGGTGATAAAACCTTCTTCCTCCCGTTTAATACTGGCAATGATGGCGGCAAAGGCAACCCTGACCAGCACGACTACCAAACTGGGTATAAAACAGGCTATTTGTGGGAACAAGTTTGGCAGCGTGACAGCTGGTTAGACCTTGTCCACCGCTTCATTCACCTGCAAGTCGAAGAAGAGAAAGATAAAGTCACCGGCAAGATTACCAGCAAAGAGACCATGATCTTCCCTCGCTACCATCAAATGGATGCGGTGCGAAAAATGGTGGCGGTGACACTCCGCGATGGCGTTGGTGAAAACCGCTTAATTCAGCACTCAGCAGGCTCTGGCAAGACCAATACCATTAGCTGGACGGCACACCAGCTGGCAAGCTTGCACGATGAGCTGGATCGCCCCCTATTTAACTCAGTCATTGTCATTTCTGACCGCCGCAACCTCGATAAACAGCTGCAAGACAATGTCTTTGCCATTGAGCACAAGCACGGCGTGGTTGAGAAGATTGATGATGGCAAACACGCCTCAGACTTAGCAGCGGCACTGAACTCTGGCGTAAAGATCATCATTACCACCTTGCAGAAGTTCAGTTTCTTGCTGGATAAGGTCAATGACTTTTCACACAAACGCTTTGCAGTGATTGTGGACGAAGCTCACAGCTCTACCGGCAGTACACACACGGGCAACCTGAAGAAAGCACTGGGAGCAATTCCACGCAAAGAAGGTGAAACTGAAGAAGAGCACATGGCAGCTGTATTTGAAGCCGCCGCCAGCGAGGACAACAAACTTGTCGAAGAACCTGGCATTGAAGACTTGATTAACGACGATGCACGCTCGTCTGGTAAGCAACCCAACATCAGCTTCTTTGCATTTACTGCAACGCCCAAACACAAAACGCTAACCCTATTTGGCACGCCTGACGCAACAGGGTATCCACGACCGTTTCACTTGTACTCAATGCGCCAAGCCATCGAAGAAAACTTTATTCACGATGTACTCAAGTTTTACACCACTTATAAGACCTACTTTAAGCTGACAAAAGCGGTACAAGATGACCCTGAAGTCGATGAGAAGAAAGCCAAGCGCGCTATCAATGCCTACCTGAGCCTGCACCCTACCAACCTGGCACAAAAAACCGAGATTATGGTGGAGCACTTTCGTAACTTCACCCGCAAGAAGATCGGCGGCAAAGCCAAAGCCATGCTGGTGACCAAATCACGCCTACATGCTGTGCGCTACAAACAGGAGTTTGACAAGTACATCGCCGCAAACGGCTACAACGATGTTAAAGCGCTGGTGGCATTTTCTGGCTCGGTTGATGATCCCGATTTAGACACTGTCAGCTACACCGAAGCAGAGATGAACGGCTTCAGCGAAAAAGAGCTGCCAGCCAAATTTGGCACACCGGAATACCACATATTGATTGTGGCGGAAAAGTATCAAACTGGCTTTGACCAGCCTCTACTGCACACCATGTTTGTAGACAAAAAACTCGGCGATGTGAAAGCAGTGCAAACCCTGTCACGTTTAAACCGCACGACGGGAAATAAAAAAGACACCTTTGTCTTAGATTTTGAGAACACCATGGAGGATATGGTCGAAGCCTTCCAACCCTACTACGAAGTCACTACGGTGGATGAGCCTACAGACCCTAACATTCTCTATAACTTTGACTCCAAGTTACGTGCAGCTCCAGTACTGAGACAGCTGGATATCGATGAGTTTGCCAAGGTATTTTTCAAAGACCCGGCAAAGCAAAACAAGCGCGATCACGGCAAATATAACCAATGGATTGACCCCGCTGTCAGCCGCTACAAGGCTGAATACCGTGATCAAAGCATCTGTGATTATGAAGCCTACACAGACGAAGGAGAGGCGTTTAAGAGCAATCTGCGCAGCTTTGTGCGCCTCTACAGCTTCTTGAGCCAGGTAGTGGACTTTGTTGATGTAGAACTGCACAAACTGTTCGCCTACGGCAGCATGTTACTGACCAAATTGCCGTATCGCTCGAACGCAGGTTCGATCAATCTGGATGAGGAGGTTGCACTGGAGTCATATCGATTAGAAAAAACCTACGAGGGCTCCGGCACGCTGGCGGTTAATGAAGAGCACCCAGTGTATGGACCGACAGAAGTAGGCACCGGCGGTGGGCAGGAAGATCACACTTCGCCGTTATCTGAGGTAATCAAACTCATAAATGACAGATACGGTGCAGGTTTAAGTGAAGAAGATAGTCTGCTAATAGAGCAAATCGCTGGCGATATGGCATCTGACGCCCCCCTCACCGAAAAGATGCGAGCCAATACCAAAGATCAGGTGAAGCCCGTGTTTGAAATAGAAGTCATGAATGCCTTTGTAAACCGCCATGAGCGAAATGAGAAAATTGTTGGTGACTTTTTGCAAGACGAGGGTTTCCGCAATCTACTTATTACAGCTTTGTTTGATGACGTTTACAGACGGGTTACAAAAGAAACTGAAGGTGTACTAGATGGTTTTTAA
- a CDS encoding DUF262 domain-containing protein, which yields MSKLTNKIEANDRSVLEVLDKKKYTVDYFQREYSWGKKHIEQLVTDLTSSFLNEYRDGDSREQGEDYNTYYLGPFVLSEKDSKRSIIDGQQRLTSLTLFLIYLDNLQKSLQLEESLSDMIFSESRGKRSFNIQVDERMHCLEQLFNQGSYQPREDDDESTINMAERYDDIADAFPEELKSNALPHFLDWLKYNVVLVEIIAYSDDNAYTIFETMNDRGLNLTSTEMLKGYVLSRFSDYQRRQKANEHWKLAIQQLHGHDKEEDQRFFQTWLRSQYADTIRQGSAGSQNEDFEKIGTRFHSWVRDNLDKMGLSADSSDDFERFIGQDFKFFLSAYLKILSAEKTLTGGLEHVFYIQRWGIATSLSYPLLLAPLTLHDDESVVVQKLNLVARYIETFVVRRSVNFRKFASSSIRYTMYTLVKEIRGKDLESLRSLLQGKLDAMDETWSGMDNFRLHGQNKRFVKFLLARITAYIEQAAGYTTNFETYYHKPGGRPFEVEHIWANKFAHHRDEFDQESDFEDYRNRLGGLILLPRGTNQSYGAKPYEEKRDHYVKENNLLAQSLCDITYDNNPNFKNMCERLALNFKPHAQFNKQDLEERQQLYRAIAEQIWSTEL from the coding sequence ATGAGCAAGTTAACCAACAAAATCGAAGCCAATGATCGCAGTGTGCTAGAGGTATTGGACAAAAAGAAGTACACGGTGGACTACTTTCAGCGCGAGTACAGCTGGGGCAAGAAGCATATCGAACAGTTGGTGACTGACCTCACGTCGTCGTTTTTAAACGAGTACCGCGACGGCGATAGCCGGGAACAAGGCGAAGACTATAACACCTATTACCTGGGTCCCTTTGTACTCAGCGAGAAAGACAGCAAGCGCAGCATCATTGATGGACAACAGCGGCTGACGTCCCTCACTCTGTTTTTGATCTACTTGGATAACCTGCAAAAGTCGCTGCAACTGGAAGAAAGCCTCTCAGATATGATCTTTTCTGAGAGCCGTGGCAAGCGGTCGTTTAATATCCAGGTGGACGAGCGTATGCATTGCCTGGAGCAATTGTTTAACCAGGGCAGTTATCAACCCAGGGAAGACGATGACGAGTCCACCATCAATATGGCAGAGCGCTACGATGACATTGCCGATGCCTTCCCCGAGGAGCTAAAGAGCAACGCTCTGCCCCACTTTCTCGATTGGTTAAAGTACAACGTGGTACTGGTGGAGATCATCGCCTACAGCGACGACAATGCCTACACCATCTTTGAAACCATGAATGATCGTGGTTTGAACCTCACTTCGACGGAGATGCTGAAAGGTTACGTGCTGTCACGCTTTAGTGACTATCAACGTCGTCAAAAAGCCAATGAGCACTGGAAGCTAGCCATTCAGCAGTTGCATGGGCACGACAAAGAAGAAGACCAACGATTCTTTCAAACTTGGCTGCGTAGCCAATATGCCGACACCATACGCCAAGGCAGTGCGGGCTCTCAAAATGAAGACTTCGAGAAGATAGGCACCCGCTTTCATAGCTGGGTGCGCGATAATCTCGACAAAATGGGGCTCAGTGCAGACTCATCCGATGATTTTGAGCGATTTATCGGGCAAGACTTTAAGTTTTTCCTCAGCGCTTACTTAAAGATCTTATCGGCTGAAAAAACACTGACGGGAGGCTTAGAACATGTTTTTTACATTCAACGCTGGGGGATAGCGACCTCACTCAGTTACCCTCTGCTGCTGGCACCGTTAACCTTGCATGACGATGAAAGCGTCGTCGTACAAAAGCTAAACTTAGTGGCACGGTATATTGAAACCTTTGTGGTTCGCCGCTCGGTTAACTTCCGCAAGTTTGCCTCCAGTTCCATTCGTTACACCATGTACACCTTGGTCAAAGAGATACGCGGCAAAGATCTTGAAAGCCTACGTAGCCTCTTACAAGGCAAACTGGATGCCATGGATGAAACATGGTCAGGTATGGATAACTTTCGCTTACACGGGCAAAACAAACGCTTTGTAAAGTTCTTGCTCGCACGTATTACCGCTTATATTGAGCAGGCAGCCGGTTACACCACCAACTTTGAAACCTACTACCACAAGCCAGGTGGCAGACCCTTTGAGGTTGAGCATATCTGGGCGAATAAGTTTGCCCATCACCGTGATGAGTTTGATCAAGAAAGCGATTTCGAAGACTACCGCAACCGCTTAGGCGGGCTGATTTTATTGCCCCGTGGCACCAACCAAAGCTACGGTGCTAAGCCCTATGAAGAAAAACGCGATCACTACGTTAAGGAAAATAACTTACTGGCACAGTCGCTATGCGACATCACCTACGATAACAATCCAAATTTCAAAAACATGTGTGAGCGGCTAGCACTGAATTTCAAGCCCCACGCGCAGTTTAACAAGCAAGATCTGGAAGAACGTCAGCAGCTATACCGAGCCATTGCGGAGCAAATCTGGTCAACTGAACTGTAA
- a CDS encoding restriction endonuclease subunit S, with translation MRYPSYPKLRRTDISHIGSIPSHWSLSRIKHIAKLTPKKPKIDRTQTCSFIPMEKLKTDSLILNEERIIDDVYEGYTYFSDGDILMAKVTPCFENGNIALAHGMKNKIGFGSSEIYTIRPSNQIAGRFLFYRLQEDGFIRTATREMTGAGGLRRVPSHIIENFCFAAPHEPEQTQIANFLDRETAKIDALIEKQQQLIKLLEEKRQAVVSHAVTKGLNPNAKMKDSGAEWLGEVPEHWLLLKTKRFFRLVAEPATKNNDAELLSIYTEIGVRPRKDLEAKGNKASTTDGYWIVEKGDLIVNKLLAWMGATGYSAYDGVTSPAYDILRPTKDVSSKFYHYLFRSKIAQAEFKRWSRGIMEMRLRLYFDELGRITMPVPPRDEQDKIVARIEEIEQKYDQLESKSQSSIELLKERRAALISAAVTGKIDVRNAV, from the coding sequence ATGAGATATCCTTCCTACCCAAAACTTCGCCGCACGGATATTTCTCACATTGGAAGTATACCTAGCCACTGGAGCTTAAGCCGGATCAAACACATCGCAAAGTTAACTCCAAAAAAGCCAAAGATTGATCGAACACAGACCTGCAGCTTCATTCCTATGGAGAAGCTCAAGACTGATTCTTTAATATTGAATGAAGAACGCATCATAGATGATGTGTACGAAGGGTACACATACTTCTCAGACGGCGACATTTTGATGGCAAAGGTGACTCCCTGTTTCGAAAATGGGAACATTGCCTTGGCTCATGGAATGAAAAATAAAATCGGTTTTGGATCTTCAGAGATTTACACCATCCGCCCGTCCAATCAAATAGCTGGAAGATTTCTCTTTTATCGCCTACAAGAAGATGGATTTATTAGAACCGCAACTAGAGAAATGACGGGAGCTGGAGGATTGAGGCGTGTACCATCTCATATAATTGAGAATTTCTGTTTTGCAGCTCCTCATGAACCAGAACAAACTCAAATTGCGAATTTCCTCGACCGTGAAACCGCCAAGATCGATGCCCTGATCGAGAAGCAGCAACAGCTTATCAAGCTGCTAGAGGAAAAGCGCCAAGCCGTTGTCTCACACGCCGTGACCAAAGGCTTGAACCCTAATGCCAAAATGAAAGACAGCGGCGCTGAGTGGCTAGGTGAAGTGCCAGAGCATTGGCTTCTACTAAAGACAAAAAGATTTTTTCGTCTAGTTGCTGAGCCAGCAACAAAGAATAATGACGCAGAACTGTTATCTATTTATACCGAAATAGGAGTTAGACCCCGGAAGGATTTAGAAGCTAAAGGCAACAAGGCGAGTACAACTGATGGGTACTGGATTGTTGAAAAAGGTGACTTGATAGTCAATAAACTTCTTGCGTGGATGGGTGCGACGGGATATTCAGCATATGACGGTGTAACAAGCCCTGCGTATGATATTTTGAGACCGACAAAGGATGTCAGCTCCAAGTTTTATCACTATCTTTTTAGGTCAAAAATTGCTCAGGCAGAGTTTAAGCGATGGTCTAGGGGCATCATGGAAATGCGCCTTCGGTTGTATTTTGATGAGTTGGGTCGAATCACAATGCCAGTACCTCCGCGTGATGAGCAAGATAAGATTGTTGCCAGAATTGAAGAGATAGAACAAAAGTATGATCAACTTGAATCAAAGTCTCAATCGTCAATTGAATTACTTAAAGAACGCCGCGCCGCTCTAATCTCAGCCGCCGTCACTGGCAAGATCGACGTTCGCAACGCTGTCTGA
- a CDS encoding type I restriction-modification system subunit M, with product MNNFSEHVSFIWSIAEILRGNYKQSEYGKVVLPFTVLRRLDCVLEESKQAVLDKAASLPKNIDSAMAEIMLNNASGHNFHNTSKFTFAKLLDDPANIAANLNNIINNFSEDAREIFVDRFELPLQIARLDRDNLLYLVVQKFAQTDLHPDTVDNTTMGYIFEELIRRFSEQSNETAGEHFTPREVIRLMVNLLFAEDSEALTKKSVIRKLYDPACGTGGMLSEAEKYLKELNKHAHLEVYGQELNGESFGICKSDMMIKGQNPRNIKYGNSFSDDGLSEERFDYMLSNPPFGVEWRKVEKQVRKEAEDFGFDGRFGVGLPRVSDGSLLFVQHMISKMNTNKAEQSTKSKDQPARIAVVLNGSPLFTGGAGSGESEIRRWIIENDWLEAIVALPTDMFYNTGIATYIWIITNKKKPGRKGKVQLINATDLHVPMRKSLGSKRKQISDEQIKTISELFDGDLANSDDRVKWFNNVDFGYSRITVERPLQLNFAVMDERIKQLDDVKAFTKLSGAEQHEIKKAIQTLDTEWIYINREEFIADLKSAFKSHNLDVKGPLFKAIWTALSERDETADVCIVQSGKAKGSIEPDPELRDYENVPLTEDIEAYFQREVIPHVPDAWIDHEKTKVGYEIPFNRHFYRYVPPRSLEEIDADLDKVSAEIMDLLREVHV from the coding sequence ATGAACAACTTTTCCGAGCACGTTAGTTTTATCTGGTCGATTGCCGAAATTTTGCGCGGTAACTACAAACAATCTGAATACGGCAAGGTGGTATTGCCGTTTACCGTACTGCGACGTCTGGATTGTGTATTGGAAGAAAGTAAGCAAGCCGTACTTGATAAAGCCGCCAGCTTGCCCAAAAACATTGATAGCGCTATGGCTGAGATCATGCTCAACAACGCTTCTGGGCACAACTTCCACAACACCAGTAAGTTTACCTTTGCCAAGCTGTTAGACGATCCAGCGAACATTGCCGCCAACTTGAACAACATCATCAACAACTTTAGCGAAGATGCGCGAGAGATCTTTGTTGATCGCTTTGAGCTACCCCTGCAAATCGCCCGTCTGGATAGGGACAATCTGCTGTATCTGGTAGTGCAAAAATTCGCTCAAACTGATTTGCACCCTGATACGGTGGACAACACCACCATGGGTTACATCTTTGAAGAGTTGATTCGCCGATTCTCGGAACAATCCAATGAAACGGCGGGTGAGCACTTCACTCCACGAGAAGTCATTCGTTTGATGGTCAACTTGTTGTTTGCCGAAGACAGTGAAGCACTCACCAAGAAAAGCGTGATCCGTAAACTCTACGACCCAGCCTGTGGTACCGGTGGCATGCTCAGTGAGGCAGAAAAGTACCTAAAAGAACTGAACAAACATGCTCACTTAGAAGTTTACGGTCAGGAACTCAATGGTGAGAGTTTCGGCATCTGTAAATCCGATATGATGATCAAAGGGCAAAACCCTAGAAACATCAAATACGGAAACAGCTTCAGTGACGATGGGCTCAGCGAAGAACGCTTCGACTATATGCTCTCTAACCCACCCTTTGGCGTAGAGTGGAGGAAAGTCGAAAAACAAGTCCGCAAGGAAGCAGAAGACTTTGGCTTCGATGGTCGCTTTGGCGTGGGCTTGCCTCGTGTCAGTGATGGTTCATTGCTTTTTGTACAACATATGATCAGCAAAATGAACACCAACAAGGCTGAGCAATCGACCAAAAGCAAAGATCAGCCTGCACGCATTGCCGTGGTCCTTAACGGCTCGCCCCTATTTACTGGTGGTGCGGGTTCCGGTGAAAGTGAGATACGCCGCTGGATAATCGAAAACGATTGGCTTGAAGCCATCGTCGCACTGCCAACGGATATGTTCTACAACACTGGCATTGCCACTTACATCTGGATCATCACCAATAAAAAGAAACCAGGGCGCAAAGGCAAAGTACAGCTGATCAATGCCACCGATCTCCATGTACCGATGCGTAAAAGCCTAGGCAGCAAACGCAAGCAAATCAGCGATGAGCAAATTAAGACCATTTCTGAGTTGTTTGATGGTGATTTAGCCAACAGCGATGACCGGGTGAAATGGTTCAACAATGTCGACTTTGGTTATTCGCGCATCACCGTTGAACGCCCACTGCAGCTCAACTTTGCGGTTATGGATGAGCGTATCAAGCAGCTAGATGACGTTAAAGCCTTCACCAAACTCAGCGGCGCTGAACAGCATGAGATCAAGAAAGCAATACAGACGCTGGATACCGAATGGATCTACATCAATCGCGAAGAATTTATTGCCGATCTTAAATCTGCCTTTAAGTCGCACAATCTTGACGTAAAAGGTCCCCTATTCAAAGCAATTTGGACCGCACTTAGCGAGCGAGACGAAACAGCGGATGTCTGCATCGTGCAATCTGGCAAGGCAAAGGGCAGCATCGAACCTGACCCAGAGCTGCGCGACTATGAGAATGTGCCGTTAACCGAAGATATAGAAGCCTATTTCCAGCGTGAAGTGATTCCTCATGTGCCGGATGCATGGATTGATCACGAAAAAACTAAAGTAGGCTATGAGATTCCGTTTAACCGTCATTTTTACCGGTATGTGCCGCCGCGCTCACTGGAAGAGATTGATGCCGACTTGGATAAGGTGAGTGCGGAGATTATGGACCTGCTACGGGAGGTGCATGTATGA
- a CDS encoding RepB family protein: protein MPLSEAERQKRYRQRVQAKGKKRYQVLVSSQVAEHAQELCERLDCSKGELFSRLIEDEYQRVACKA from the coding sequence ATGCCCCTATCTGAAGCCGAGCGGCAGAAACGTTACCGTCAACGCGTACAAGCAAAAGGCAAAAAGCGTTATCAGGTACTGGTCTCCAGCCAAGTTGCTGAACATGCCCAAGAACTCTGCGAACGCTTGGATTGCAGCAAAGGTGAACTATTCAGCCGCCTGATCGAAGATGAATATCAGCGAGTCGCCTGCAAAGCCTAA